The Parabacteroides sp. AD58 genome includes a window with the following:
- a CDS encoding patatin-like phospholipase family protein yields MRTDTATGLVLEGGGMRGIFTVGVLDCLMDNQLWFPYVIGVSAGASNGISYISQQRGRSYFSNIELLKKHNYIGLKHLLKGNGYIDLHFLFYEYPDKYYPFDFEAYKKYPGRFVMVTSNCLTGQAEYIEEKQDYKRTLDACKASCTLPVMCPISYVDDIPMVDGGVCDAIPIRHAIQDGFTQNVVVLTRNKGYRKPDKEFHLPSFIYHQYPAIQEKLRLRYKNYNQTLDYIDSLEAEGKVLVIRPEKPLQVTRTERNTAKLQDLYEEGYACAQQLKEQLKGLCSPLK; encoded by the coding sequence ATGAGAACAGACACAGCAACCGGATTAGTCCTTGAAGGAGGAGGCATGCGCGGTATCTTTACGGTAGGCGTATTGGACTGTTTAATGGACAATCAGCTCTGGTTTCCTTACGTGATCGGAGTATCAGCAGGAGCCAGCAATGGCATTTCGTACATTTCCCAACAGCGCGGACGTTCTTATTTCAGTAATATTGAGCTACTGAAGAAACATAACTACATTGGTCTGAAACATTTGTTGAAAGGGAACGGATACATCGACCTCCATTTCCTTTTCTATGAATACCCGGATAAATATTATCCGTTTGACTTCGAAGCCTACAAAAAATATCCCGGCCGGTTTGTCATGGTAACCAGCAATTGCTTGACCGGTCAGGCTGAATACATTGAAGAAAAACAGGATTACAAACGGACACTCGACGCATGCAAGGCTTCCTGTACTTTGCCTGTGATGTGCCCGATATCGTACGTGGACGACATCCCCATGGTTGACGGAGGTGTCTGTGATGCAATTCCCATCCGGCATGCCATCCAAGACGGTTTCACGCAAAATGTCGTTGTCTTAACTCGCAACAAAGGATATAGGAAACCGGATAAGGAATTTCACCTGCCCTCTTTCATCTATCACCAGTATCCGGCCATACAGGAAAAATTACGGCTGCGCTACAAGAACTACAACCAGACGCTCGATTATATTGATTCGCTTGAAGCTGAAGGGAAAGTGCTTGTCATCCGCCCTGAAAAGCCTTTGCAAGTGACTCGTACGGAAAGGAATACAGCCAAATTACAGGATTTATACGAAGAAGGATATGCTTGTGCACAACAGCTGAAAGAGCAACTAAAAGGACTTTGCAGCCCACTAAAATGA
- a CDS encoding septal ring lytic transglycosylase RlpA family protein translates to MHQFVFRLLLFGLFITGNLISAYGQEEGLASYYHNRFHGRKAASGYIHDNDDYVAAHRTLPFGTFVRVTNLKNMKSVIVSIMDRGPRRKSRIIDVSQSAAEALDFIKAGVTRVRIEVVPGPVDLRYLDLMRPTIPFLPIEQQKETPPFIYPKE, encoded by the coding sequence ATGCATCAATTCGTATTCCGCTTACTGCTTTTCGGCTTGTTCATAACCGGGAACTTAATTTCCGCTTATGGACAGGAAGAAGGTCTTGCATCTTATTATCACAACCGTTTTCATGGTCGGAAAGCGGCAAGCGGATACATTCACGACAATGACGATTATGTGGCGGCACACCGGACATTACCTTTCGGTACCTTTGTCCGTGTAACGAATCTAAAGAACATGAAGAGTGTCATTGTCTCGATTATGGATCGCGGTCCCCGACGTAAAAGCCGGATCATTGATGTGTCCCAGTCAGCAGCCGAAGCTCTTGATTTTATCAAGGCTGGCGTTACGCGGGTACGCATTGAAGTCGTTCCAGGTCCGGTTGATCTCCGGTATCTGGATTTAATGCGTCCTACGATTCCATTTTTACCCATAGAACAACAAAAGGAAACGCCTCCTTTTATTTACCCCAAAGAATAA